One Papaver somniferum cultivar HN1 chromosome 10, ASM357369v1, whole genome shotgun sequence genomic window carries:
- the LOC113318708 gene encoding eukaryotic translation initiation factor 3 subunit G-like — MGIDTMQRPGSATQKPPNKVRWGELEEDDGEDLDFLLPPPVVTGPDENGIKKITEYKFNDDGNKVKITTTIRIRKLAKARLTKAAIERRSWPKFGDAVHEDVGARLTMVSTEEILLERPRPPGSKEDTKPLGDISATPGAVLMVCRTCGKKGDHWTSKCPYKDLAAPPESFSDKPPTADTATSGTSKSGTYIHPGQRDGAKQLGSEMRPRRNEENAVRVTNLSEDTREPDLLELFRTFGAVSRVYVAVDQKTGMSRGFGFVNFVNKEDAERAINKLNGYGYDNLILRVEWATPRAN; from the exons ATGGGGATAGATACGATGCAAAGACCAGGTTCAGCAACACAGAAACCACCAAACAAGGTTCGTTGGGGTGAattagaagaagatgatggagaaGATCTTGATTTTCTTTTACCACCACCAGTAGTAACAGGACCAGATGAAAATGGTATTAAGAAAATTACTGAATATAAGTTTAATGATGATGGTAATAAGGTTAAGATTACAACAACAATTCGGATCCGGAAGCTTGCTAAAGCTAGATTAACTAAAGCTGCTATTGAACGTCGTTCTTGGCCTAAGTTTGGTGATGCTGTTCATGAAGATGTTGGTGCTAGACTTACTATGGTTTCTACTGAAGAGATTCTCCTTGAAAGGCCTAGACCTCCAG GTAGCAAAGAAGACACCAAGCCTCTAGGAGATATATCAGCTACTCCAGGTGCTGTGCTTATGGTGTGCAGGACCTGTGGTAAGAAGGGTGATCACTGGACATCCAAGTGTCCTTACAAGGATCTTGCTGCCCCACCTGAGAGTTTCAGTGATAAGCCTCCTACAGCAGATACCGCCACATCTGGCACTTCCAAGTCAGGAACCTACATTCATCCTGGCCAGAGAGATGGGGCAAAACAACTCGGATCAGAGATGAGACCACGAAGAAATGAAGAAAACGCTGTTCGTGTCACAAACCTCTCGGAAGATACTCGTGAGCCTGACTTGCTTGAGCTCTTCCGTACTTTTGGTGCTGTCAGTCGTGTTTATGTGGCTGTAGATCAGAAGACTGGCATGAGCCGAGGATTTGGTTTTGTGAACTTTGTGAACAAGGAAGATGCTGAGAGGGCAATCAATAAGCTCAATGGATATGGTTATGACAATCTCATTCTCAGAGTCGAATGGGCGACTCCCAGGGCAAATTAG